One segment of Acidianus sp. HS-5 DNA contains the following:
- a CDS encoding CBS domain-containing protein: MLKAIMSSNLKALDVNATLKDAAELMVSSGIRRIPVTVAGNIVGVVSARTVVKEAVSNQNWASEKLSDLAKPAITVDPDTPFRTAAKIMVKYGIGSLIVKGQGIVTERDLAKVIPRVTIPAISVGTTNVLILPSDSTVMDAAKSMISLGISHIPVNSGADVIGLVSLRDVLKAVYEGNTSQKLSDIASKSLVYEDIDASVEDIADLIVSKYVGAVPLFEGEPKAANLRGIITEWDLVRLYASMARAHVLIKADPSKIRGLVAALMATPRVYDVAIVYGPYDLLVTIDVEDPDLIGTTVVNSIASMSGVKETTTLIEAEQI; this comes from the coding sequence ATGTTAAAAGCAATAATGTCCTCAAATCTCAAGGCACTTGATGTAAATGCAACACTTAAAGATGCTGCAGAACTAATGGTTTCCTCTGGAATAAGGAGAATTCCCGTCACAGTTGCAGGGAATATTGTTGGAGTAGTTTCAGCTAGAACCGTAGTAAAAGAAGCTGTAAGCAACCAAAACTGGGCATCAGAAAAGCTCTCAGACCTAGCTAAGCCCGCAATTACTGTAGATCCAGACACTCCTTTTAGGACTGCTGCGAAAATAATGGTAAAATATGGTATAGGCTCATTAATAGTTAAGGGACAAGGAATAGTAACTGAAAGAGATTTAGCTAAAGTGATTCCTAGAGTAACAATTCCTGCAATATCAGTAGGGACTACTAACGTTCTGATTTTACCTTCAGACTCCACTGTAATGGATGCAGCAAAGAGCATGATATCATTAGGCATATCTCACATACCCGTAAACTCGGGAGCTGACGTAATAGGATTAGTGTCATTGAGGGATGTACTTAAAGCAGTATATGAAGGAAATACAAGCCAAAAGTTATCAGATATAGCATCAAAGAGTTTAGTTTATGAAGACATTGATGCTTCGGTGGAAGATATAGCTGATTTAATAGTGTCAAAATACGTAGGTGCAGTTCCATTATTTGAAGGAGAACCTAAGGCCGCAAATCTACGCGGAATAATAACCGAATGGGATTTAGTAAGGCTTTACGCTTCAATGGCAAGAGCTCATGTACTGATTAAGGCTGACCCTTCAAAGATAAGAGGATTAGTTGCTGCACTAATGGCAACTCCAAGAGTTTACGATGTTGCAATAGTTTACGGACCTTACGATTTGCTAGTTACGATAGATGTTGAGGATCCCGACTTAATAGGAACTACTGTAGTTAATTCTATTGCATCAATGTCTGGAGTTAAGGAAACTACTACGTTGATTGAAGCAGAACAGATATGA
- a CDS encoding winged helix-turn-helix domain-containing protein translates to MEDNFTRIVKDKTRREILIYLYNKGKATYSDILHDMNLSTGKLNYHLRVLQPLITKENEYYMLNEKGKQLVEVMLSLGNNKKEFEYTKYLPQFLAITSLIFLFIAGGLLHHIHTFYVVYSISIILLITSAFFIYTQDVSGLENAMIFLSILFPYAFYLNGHIYVFSFLPAYLIVTSFIKINYYIYELIPTLIYYFGILPKFINYNERLMSILWGIILVIDALSSFSYSYLIDLTPLMLGMSTLISRESMQNYKALFILTLIVIIGGVVFKMFIL, encoded by the coding sequence ATGGAGGACAATTTTACAAGGATTGTAAAAGATAAGACGAGAAGAGAAATATTAATTTATCTTTATAATAAAGGTAAAGCTACATATTCAGATATTTTACATGATATGAATTTATCAACAGGCAAACTAAATTACCATTTGAGAGTCCTTCAGCCATTAATAACAAAAGAAAATGAGTATTACATGCTCAATGAAAAGGGAAAGCAATTAGTGGAAGTGATGCTTAGCTTGGGAAATAATAAAAAGGAATTTGAATATACTAAGTATCTGCCTCAATTTTTGGCAATTACATCATTAATCTTTCTATTTATAGCTGGTGGGCTCTTGCATCATATACATACATTTTACGTTGTTTATTCCATTTCAATAATACTACTTATAACATCAGCATTTTTTATTTATACTCAAGACGTGAGTGGCTTGGAGAACGCTATGATATTCCTGTCAATATTGTTCCCTTATGCGTTTTACCTTAACGGTCACATTTATGTATTTTCTTTTTTGCCAGCCTATTTAATCGTAACATCGTTCATTAAAATTAACTACTATATATATGAATTAATACCTACATTGATATATTATTTTGGAATATTACCTAAATTTATAAACTATAATGAAAGGCTCATGAGCATTTTATGGGGTATTATACTAGTAATTGACGCGTTATCGAGTTTTTCATACTCTTATCTAATAGACTTAACACCGTTAATGCTAGGTATGTCTACACTGATTAGTAGAGAATCAATGCAAAATTATAAGGCTCTCTTCATACTTACGTTGATAGTAATTATAGGTGGCGTAGTGTTCAAAATGTTCATTCTGTAG
- a CDS encoding carbonic anhydrase, with protein MRLIISCMDYRLSEEVMKSVKEEGDLIIRNAGANVYELKDTLKELKLDEVVFLPHTDCAAMKLVNSTIKDGKEVDEEIEEKLVSQFRNINFSSLQELEKSNAEIGEKILKEIFPNAKITTELIDVNKIRIPQKKTKYYLLKPQTRYNDNIIGSYVIQSFKKEDVTADIKIAESLGLKLEKSEFN; from the coding sequence ATGCGTCTAATTATTTCCTGTATGGACTACAGGCTAAGTGAAGAAGTAATGAAGAGTGTAAAGGAAGAAGGAGATCTGATAATAAGAAATGCCGGAGCAAACGTCTATGAGTTAAAAGACACACTGAAGGAGCTAAAACTTGATGAAGTAGTCTTCTTACCTCACACAGACTGTGCTGCAATGAAATTAGTTAACTCAACAATAAAAGATGGCAAGGAAGTTGACGAAGAAATCGAGGAAAAACTGGTTTCACAGTTTAGGAACATCAACTTCTCCTCCCTTCAAGAGCTGGAAAAGTCAAACGCAGAAATTGGAGAAAAGATCCTAAAGGAAATTTTCCCAAATGCCAAAATAACAACTGAACTGATTGATGTAAATAAGATAAGAATACCGCAAAAGAAGACAAAATACTATTTACTTAAACCACAGACAAGGTATAACGACAATATTATAGGCTCTTACGTTATTCAGTCATTTAAAAAAGAAGATGTAACTGCTGATATAAAGATAGCTGAAAGTCTTGGTTTAAAGCTAGAAAAGAGTGAATTCAATTGA
- a CDS encoding DUF2299 family protein, which produces MASDVEIINWLTELGMKVEQEKSNVYFQVNISPPLGGPSVAIMRPQPNSKYYIITTAVELSDSVDKSKLKEVMLDLMRMNVEFYLTPQDKPKEINIAKLVFSDLTKNELLETILRVKNSAYLVFTYLYNS; this is translated from the coding sequence ATGGCTTCTGATGTAGAGATAATTAATTGGCTAACAGAACTTGGAATGAAGGTTGAACAAGAAAAATCTAATGTATATTTCCAAGTAAACATTTCTCCACCTTTAGGCGGTCCATCAGTAGCAATAATGAGACCTCAGCCTAATTCTAAGTATTATATTATAACTACTGCAGTAGAACTTAGTGATAGCGTGGATAAATCTAAGCTTAAGGAGGTTATGTTAGATCTAATGAGAATGAATGTAGAATTTTATTTAACTCCGCAGGATAAGCCTAAAGAGATAAACATCGCAAAGCTAGTTTTTTCAGATTTAACTAAAAATGAACTTCTTGAGACAATACTTAGAGTAAAGAACTCGGCCTACCTAGTTTTTACATACCTTTACAATAGTTAG
- a CDS encoding 4Fe-4S binding protein produces the protein MNVGLLFSPSLKMDRDTLGSFFENPNLVYISELGNHIFSDLTENFVKSIVILGEAKEDLVYEIEQRTGINPIAIDVIPEKWLKFSKKHLTSLISAYIAKQSFADLAYYIQPVRSSKLSRRNLIRFRLYEYLPYPVLADELKVEREINKCIESCPKKIIVKAPEGPQVSKPEECTYCGYCSGSSYLGYLELPTFSTMQFVSFVNTIVEKYGNAKLLFTPVKDVEIEEGVFPVVIPIGGIHDSFVLSAYSAGLLPIIYAKEGDEISVKRVEEIPSHFPGINFPILKVKNEEELKKAYNVNFEIPISKIPEDVILSRRRRRGLLIWAINEMNKKMKLNEEEEIEGIFSVEVNPEKCVLCGVCVRMCQMLVPEMKNSGDEIILGYNLSNCIGSQRCIKNCPENAITFKERAKIKEVIHGQITVNKVKLQRCRFCGKPIGSSKVKSRVDDLLSSLGYSTQYTDVCNDCKQKILTKIWLEKMVKK, from the coding sequence TTGAACGTCGGTTTGTTATTTTCACCTAGTTTAAAAATGGACAGAGATACTTTAGGCTCATTTTTCGAAAATCCGAACTTAGTTTACATATCTGAGTTAGGTAATCATATATTTTCCGACTTAACTGAGAATTTCGTAAAATCCATAGTAATTTTAGGAGAAGCAAAAGAGGATTTAGTTTATGAAATAGAGCAGAGAACTGGAATTAATCCTATAGCAATAGATGTTATCCCTGAAAAGTGGCTGAAGTTCTCTAAGAAGCATTTAACATCTCTGATTTCAGCTTATATAGCAAAACAATCCTTTGCGGATCTAGCTTACTACATACAGCCAGTGAGATCATCAAAACTGTCCAGAAGGAACTTGATAAGATTTAGACTATACGAGTATCTACCTTACCCAGTTTTAGCAGACGAACTTAAGGTTGAGAGAGAAATAAATAAATGTATAGAGTCATGCCCTAAGAAGATAATAGTTAAGGCACCAGAAGGTCCTCAAGTGTCTAAGCCGGAAGAATGCACATATTGCGGGTACTGTTCTGGTTCTTCCTACCTAGGATATCTAGAACTACCAACTTTTAGTACAATGCAATTCGTTTCCTTCGTAAACACTATTGTAGAAAAATATGGCAATGCAAAGCTTCTTTTTACTCCAGTTAAGGATGTCGAAATAGAAGAAGGAGTATTTCCAGTTGTAATTCCAATAGGGGGAATTCACGATTCATTTGTACTTTCTGCATATTCTGCAGGCTTGTTGCCAATAATTTATGCAAAAGAAGGAGACGAAATATCCGTAAAGAGAGTTGAGGAAATTCCCTCTCATTTTCCGGGCATAAATTTTCCAATATTAAAGGTTAAAAATGAGGAAGAACTGAAAAAGGCGTATAATGTTAACTTCGAAATACCGATCTCCAAAATTCCAGAAGACGTAATCCTTAGCAGAAGGAGAAGAAGAGGACTATTAATTTGGGCAATTAACGAGATGAATAAGAAAATGAAATTGAATGAGGAAGAGGAAATTGAAGGAATTTTTTCAGTAGAAGTAAATCCGGAAAAATGCGTCCTATGTGGAGTTTGTGTAAGAATGTGCCAAATGTTAGTTCCAGAGATGAAAAATAGTGGAGATGAGATTATCCTAGGTTACAACTTAAGTAATTGCATAGGCTCTCAAAGGTGTATTAAGAACTGCCCAGAGAATGCAATAACTTTCAAGGAAAGAGCAAAAATAAAGGAAGTAATTCACGGTCAGATAACCGTAAATAAAGTGAAGCTACAGAGATGTAGATTCTGCGGAAAACCTATAGGCTCTTCTAAAGTTAAGAGCAGAGTCGACGATCTGCTATCATCTTTAGGATATTCCACGCAATACACTGATGTGTGCAACGATTGTAAACAAAAGATCTTAACGAAAATATGGTTAGAGAAGATGGTGAAAAAATGA
- a CDS encoding molecular chaperone TorD family protein yields the protein MKELSNRAFIYDIFSDIFYYKLDDDSYKEMLEKIKVAKEVFEPLSEVFELLNTKQKKDYLIEYTTLFLTGIGVKPLTPVESKRLYTLMGEKVALFKLNDIIKFYKAYKLRPKMGDFFQPEADHISSIMAFMSFLISKEDEGDQRAIMDERNFFISHVYGWIPDWANDVIVDDRSEIFKSVCKALNEWINVEKDRLGVSN from the coding sequence ATGAAGGAACTAAGCAATAGAGCTTTCATTTACGATATTTTTTCAGATATTTTTTATTATAAACTAGATGACGATAGTTATAAGGAAATGTTAGAAAAAATTAAGGTAGCCAAGGAAGTTTTTGAACCGCTATCAGAAGTTTTTGAATTACTCAACACCAAGCAAAAGAAGGACTATTTAATTGAATATACGACCCTTTTTTTAACGGGTATTGGGGTAAAGCCTTTAACACCCGTAGAAAGTAAAAGGTTGTACACATTAATGGGAGAGAAGGTCGCATTATTTAAGCTAAATGATATCATAAAGTTTTACAAGGCATATAAACTTAGGCCTAAAATGGGCGATTTCTTCCAGCCTGAAGCAGATCACATTTCCTCAATAATGGCTTTCATGTCATTCTTAATTTCAAAGGAGGACGAAGGAGACCAGAGGGCTATAATGGATGAGAGAAACTTCTTCATAAGCCATGTTTATGGTTGGATTCCAGACTGGGCAAACGATGTAATTGTAGACGATAGGTCTGAAATATTTAAATCCGTTTGCAAAGCTTTGAACGAATGGATAAACGTGGAAAAAGATAGATTAGGTGTATCAAATTGA
- a CDS encoding 4Fe-4S dicluster domain-containing protein, which translates to MADQPVTLNIENEGVQHAPPFKPKKNYAIITDLNKCFGCGGCQMSCKEWNTSGMFGPLPDLNPYGDLDVMFWLRVLYVEVGEYPQTKIFNIPINCFHCFNAPCVPVCPVGATFKRTEDGIVLVNYDECIGTKYCIYACPYGNRFFDYIEGVTKKCTHCFDRIYDPTLPPEERIPACVHGCMVQARIWANRLDPTDPGTILFIDKGGFVLGPETGADPASGYLPWHSKYDAQEDVELLSQSEYYDAYTANGVVQLGAQGNNSTYTEQQQGNDSTYTEQDPDDESDEGTKQ; encoded by the coding sequence ATGGCAGACCAACCCGTTACCTTAAATATAGAAAATGAAGGAGTACAACATGCTCCTCCATTTAAGCCAAAGAAAAACTATGCAATAATAACGGATCTAAATAAGTGCTTCGGCTGTGGAGGCTGTCAAATGTCTTGCAAGGAATGGAACACGTCTGGAATGTTCGGCCCACTGCCGGACTTAAACCCATACGGAGATCTAGATGTAATGTTCTGGCTTAGAGTGCTATACGTTGAAGTAGGAGAATATCCTCAGACTAAGATATTTAATATACCAATAAATTGCTTCCATTGCTTTAATGCCCCTTGCGTTCCGGTTTGCCCAGTAGGTGCAACTTTCAAAAGGACGGAAGACGGTATAGTCCTTGTGAATTACGATGAATGTATAGGCACTAAGTACTGCATTTATGCTTGCCCATACGGTAATAGGTTCTTCGATTACATTGAAGGTGTAACAAAGAAGTGCACGCATTGCTTTGACAGAATTTACGATCCAACTTTACCTCCAGAGGAAAGAATACCTGCATGTGTTCACGGATGTATGGTTCAAGCTAGAATATGGGCTAATAGGCTCGATCCCACAGATCCTGGCACTATACTCTTTATAGATAAAGGAGGATTTGTACTGGGACCAGAAACCGGTGCAGATCCTGCAAGCGGGTATTTACCGTGGCATAGTAAATACGATGCACAAGAAGATGTAGAACTGCTAAGCCAGTCAGAGTACTATGACGCTTATACTGCCAACGGTGTAGTTCAGTTGGGCGCTCAAGGCAATAATTCCACGTACACCGAACAACAACAAGGTAACGATTCTACATATACAGAACAAGATCCAGATGATGAAAGTGATGAAGGAACTAAGCAATAG